Genomic window (Streptomyces liliiviolaceus):
TGCGAGGCGAGCGCGGACAGCAGTCCTTCGGGTCCGTCGCTCAGCGCCTGTCTGGTCAGTTCGCGCTGAGCGGCGAACCCCGCGGTCACCGCCCGGTACTGGTCGGCGGCGATGGCCGCGGAGACGGCCTTGCTGATGGCGAGGAAGGGGGTGCGCCGGGGGACCTCCAGGAGCGGCAGGCCCTCTTCCGCCGCCGCGTCGGCCAGCGCCTCGGGGATCTTCTCGTAGTGCACGCCGACGGCGAAGCCGAGCCCGGCCACCCCGGCGCCGACCAGTCGCTTCACATACCGGCGCATGGCGTCGGCGTCCTCGGCGTCCAGCTTGAGCGCCGTGATGAGGAGGAGCTCCCCGCCCTCCATGTAGGGCACGGGGTCGGTGAGCTCGCTGGCGTGCACCCAGCGCACGGGGGTGTCCAGCCGTTCCCTGCCCGCGCGCACGGTGAGCTTGAGCGCCGAGTGGTGGACGAGCGAGGCGAGCGTGGGTGGCATGGGACCTTCAGGTCTTCACGGGTTCTTCGACGGTCACGGAGGTTCTTCGACGATCACGGACGAAGTGATGACGAGGTGATGACGAGGTGATCTTTGGCCGCCATGTATGAACGACCTCTGCCGATTCTGCCTCACCGTACGGTCGACCCGTGACCATATGTCCAGACGTCCTGCCGGATGCGCCCGCGCACACCCCCCAGGAGCCCCACCGGCCCCCTGCGTACCGCCGCTCAGGCGCCCGGGTTGCGCAGATCCACCAGGAGCGGGGGCGCGTGGTCCCCGCGCACGCTGGTGAGCGAGAGCACCGCGTGCCCCGGTGGCACCGCGTGCGCCAGTTCGGACGCCGACCACCGTTCCCGTTCGACCTGGCGCACGGTCACGGCCCGGGCGGTGGGCGCGTTCCCGGTGATCACCCGGCGCAGCATGTGGACGGCCTTCCCGGCCGGTGTCTCCGCGATGATCTGCCGGTCGGTGACGTCCCGTGCCTCGATCCACTCCTTGCCCCAGACCTCCGCGAAGTCCTGCCCGTCCCACGGGGTGAGCCCGGACAGGGCCACCCGGCACCCGATCGCGCCGAGCAGGGGCGAGCGCAGCGGGCGGGGCGCGTCGTCGAGCGTGCGCAGGGTCATCACGACCCCGGCGTTGGCGGACCGCAGCCGCTGGATCCCCCGTACGGCCTCGGGGGTGACGACCCCGGTGGCGTCGTCGAGCACCAGGCAGGCGAACAGGGAGCGGTCCTCGCGGACCGCGACACTGGCCGCGAACTGGGCGAGCACGAGCCGCGACAGGATCCGTGAGGCGTCCGCGTGCCCGCGCTGGGGCAGGTCGATCCGTACGCGTACGGGATGGTCGAGCGCGCGCAGCGAGAAGGGCCGGGTCTGTCCGGAGGTGTCGAAGAAACCGGCGAAGGCGGGCCGGTCCAGCAGCGCCACCCGGTCCGCGAGCACGCCGCCCACATCGCCGGGCTGCCCCAACTGCCGCTCCCGTGCGTCGAGTTCCCTCAGCAGGGACTCCTGGCCGCCGTCGGTGAGCGCCTTGCGGAGCGCGCCCAGCGGGCCGGGGGCGCCGTCGAGGAGCTGCCGCAGCTCGGGCACGGAGGGGAAGCGTCCGTGGACGGCCCGGTACGGCCCGAGCAGCTGGGCGAGCACGGTGGTGGACCGCCGGCTGTCCCCGCTGGGGTGCGGGTCTGCCAGATCGCCGACGAGCGCCTCGGCGAGCACGGCCGCGGCCTCGTCCGGGTCGGTGGTGCCGCCGTACAGGTCGAGGTCGTACACGGACTCGGGGTTGCCGACCCGCACCACGACGTCGTACGCGTCCACCGGGCCGAGGCCCGCGCCCGCGGCCCCGACGACGACCACGGCCGCGCGCCCGGCGAGCGCGTGCAGGCACAGCGACTCGACGAGCGGCCAGACGACCCCGCCGGTCTTCCCGGACCCGGCGGGCCCGACGGCGAGCAGCGAGGTCCCCAGCAGCTCGGGCCCGAGCGCCATCCCGGTGCCGCGGTAGGCGTACGGATTGCGGGCGTCGTCGGCGGTCGTGCCGAGGCGCACCTGCCCCGTGACGAGGTCGTGCTGGGCGAGCCGGCCCGGCAGGTCCCGCTCGCCGGAGGGGTGCAGACAGGCGGCGGCGCCCTCGCGCAGCACGGCGCCGGTGAAGGTGGCGAGGCTGTGGCGTCCGCTGCGCACGCCCTGCCAGGCGCGGGTGATCCGGGCGTGGTCGACGTCGCGCATCAGCCCGGCCCGCGCGTCGGAGCCGAGCCGGTCGGCGGCGTCGGCGGCTCCTGCGGCGCGCAGGGCGTTCCACTGCGCGGGGTCCTCCTCCGGTACCGGCGGCCGGTCGTCGACGGGTGCGGCCCGGCGCCAGGCGGGGGGCCCGTACCGGCGCCAGACCTCGCCCCACCGGCCGAGCCGGCCGACGCCGATCATGATGCCGAGCGCCACGGCCACGTAGTAGGCGTAGACGACCACGACGGATCCGAAGCTGTGGGGCTGGGCCCAGGAGTCCGGGATCATCGCGTACAGCGGCAGCAGCCACCAGCCGCCGAGGTAGCCGTTCCACAGCAGCGACCAGATCAGGTAGCCGACGAGGAACGCGATGAAGGCGCCGCTGAGCAGCTGCCGGGCGGGGATCTGCTCCGGCTCCACCTCCGGCCGCGGCCGGTGCCCGAACCGCCATACGCCCGGTGCGGCCTCGGGCCGGGGCGTGCGCAGCCAGCTGAGGAAGGCGGATCCGTCCGGGCGCGGCGGCCCGCCGGGTGCCTGCGTGGGCCGCGGCGGTACCCGGGGCGGTCCGGCCGGCCGCGGCACACGATCGGCGTGTGTGCCCCGTGCGTCGTGCGTGCCGTCGCTGTCCATCGCCTCTGCCACCCCTGACCAGCCGCTCCGTACGTGGTTGCGAGTCAATCTAACGCCCTCACAAGGGGAGTTCACCGCTTACCCGGCCGGGTGTGCGACGAGACGCACCCCGCCCCCTTGGACGTTCCCCGGCCGCGCCATGTCCAACACGGACAAGCGGCTTCTCCGACACCGCCCAGATGGAGCATGCCCACCCCCCGCACCCGGCCCTAGCCTGCGGAGAAGGAAACCCGTCAGCCCGTCGCACGACCCCAGGGAGCCCCTCATGAGCGCAGTTCCGCAGGAGCGCCGCATCGTCACCGCCATTCCCGGCCCGAAGTCGCAGGAGCTGCAGGAGCGCCGCAGCGCCGCGGTCGCGGCCGGTGTGGGGTCCGTGCTGCCCGTCTTCACCGCGCGCGCCGGCGGCGGCATCCTGGAGGACGTCGACGGGAACCGGCTGATCGACTTCGGTTCCGGTATCGCCGTGACGTCCGTGGGCGCCTCCGCCGAGGCCGTCGTACGCCGGGCCGCCGCCCAGCTCCAGGACTTCACCCACACCTGTTTCATGGTCACGCCGTACGAGGGTTACGTGGCCGTCGCCGAGGCGCTCGCCGAGCTGACGCCCGGGGACCACGCCAAGAAGAGCGCCCTGTTCAACAGCGGCGCCGAGGCCGTCGAGAACGCCGTCAAGATCGCCCGCGCCTACACGAAGCGGCAGGCGGTAGTCGTCTTCGACCACGGCTACCACGGGCGCACCAACCTCACGATGGCGCTGACCGCGAAGAACATGCCGTACAAGCACGGGTTCGGGCCGTTCGCGCCCGAGGTCTACCGCGTGCCGGTGGCGTACGGCTACCGCTGGCCGACCGGTCCGGACAACGCGGGCGCCGAGGCCGCCGCGCAGGCCATCGACGAGATCACCAAGCAGGTCGGTCCGGACAACGTGGCCGCGATCATCATCGAGCCGGTGCTCGGCGAGGGCGGCTTCATCGAGCCCGCGAAGGGCTTCCTGCCGGCCCTGAGCAAGTTCGCGACCGACAACGGCATCGTCTTCGTCGCCGACGAGATCCAGTCCGGGTTCTGCCGTACGGGCCAGTGGTTCGCGTGCGAGGACGAGGGGATCGTCCCGGACCTGATCACCACCGCCAAGGGCATCGCGGGCGGTCTGCCGCTGGCCGCCGTGACGGGCCGCGCCGAGATCATGGACGCCGCGCACGCGGGCGGTCTGGGCGGCACCTACGGCGGCAACCCGGTCGCCTGCGCCGGCGCGCTCGGCTCCATCGAGACGATGAAGGAGCTGGACCTCAACGCGAAGGCGAAGAACATCGAGGCCGTCATGAAGGCCCGGCTGGGCGCGATGGCCGAGAAGTTCGACATCATCGGCGACGTCCGCGGGCGGGGCGCGATGATCGCGATCGAGCTGGTCAAGGACCGTACGACGAAGGAGCCGAACGCGGAGGCGACCGCCGCGCTCGCCAAGGCCTGCCACCAGGAGGGCCTGCTGGTCCTGACCTGTGGCACCTACGGGAACGTGCTGCGCTTCCTGCCTCCGCTGGTCATCGGCGAGGACCTGCTGAGCGAGGGACTGGACATCATCGAGCAGGCTTTCGCCCGCATCTGAGCGGGGCCGGACTCATCGGTCGGCCGCCGGGGCCGCCCGTCCTGTCACAGGAGCGGGGCGTGTGAAGAAGGTGTGCGAGGTGCATGGCGGGAACGGAATCCGTCTGTCGGACGCCCTTTCGCTGTCGTAGGTTCTAGGCAGATGAGAGATGCACCCCGCCCACAGGGGACTGTGGGCGACATCAGGACGGGGCCTCCCCAGCTTCGCCCTGGTCGTGCCTTCGCGCACACAACCGGTGCCTTGTGCTCCGGGTCTCCTCACCGATCGGACAGTCGCTCGCCCCAAACCCCCCGGGGCGCGCGACAACCCGGTCAGAACCACCGAAGGGCTTGCACCTACCCCCCCTGGTGCAAGCCTTTCGGCGTATCCGGGGTCTGTTCGCGGCCCGGCCCGCGACCGGCCGGCCCGCGCCATGGGACGGCTTCCGCCGGGGGGTTGTGATTTCGGCTGCGGGTCCGTCGTGGCTGGCCGCGCAGTTCCCCGCGCCCCTGACGGGGCCCGCCCCGTGCTGCTGGCACGCTGTACCGCATGATCAGTGACCCCGAAAGCGTCCGCCGTGGTGAAAGCTCACCCGATGCGGGGGGTCGTGCACGGGTCCTTGCTTCGTTCGGTCTTCTTCTCCTCTTCGGTCTGCTCACCTGGCAGGTCTCCGTCGACGGGGCGGTGCGCCGGGCCGACGAACGGCTCGCGCGGACGGTCGAGGGGAGCCGCCTGCCGACGGGGGCCGCCGAGTTCCTCGCAGATCTCGGCAACATCGCGGTCGCCGTCCCGGTCCTGGCCGCGGTCGCCGCGTACGTCGCCTGGCGGGCCCGGCGCGCGGCCCTCCCCCGCTGGTGGCTGCGCCCGCTCGCGGCCCTCATGACCATGGCCGCCGTACCGCTCCTGGTCGTCCCCCTGAAGG
Coding sequences:
- the gabT gene encoding 4-aminobutyrate--2-oxoglutarate transaminase, producing MSAVPQERRIVTAIPGPKSQELQERRSAAVAAGVGSVLPVFTARAGGGILEDVDGNRLIDFGSGIAVTSVGASAEAVVRRAAAQLQDFTHTCFMVTPYEGYVAVAEALAELTPGDHAKKSALFNSGAEAVENAVKIARAYTKRQAVVVFDHGYHGRTNLTMALTAKNMPYKHGFGPFAPEVYRVPVAYGYRWPTGPDNAGAEAAAQAIDEITKQVGPDNVAAIIIEPVLGEGGFIEPAKGFLPALSKFATDNGIVFVADEIQSGFCRTGQWFACEDEGIVPDLITTAKGIAGGLPLAAVTGRAEIMDAAHAGGLGGTYGGNPVACAGALGSIETMKELDLNAKAKNIEAVMKARLGAMAEKFDIIGDVRGRGAMIAIELVKDRTTKEPNAEATAALAKACHQEGLLVLTCGTYGNVLRFLPPLVIGEDLLSEGLDIIEQAFARI
- a CDS encoding ATP-binding protein, yielding MDSDGTHDARGTHADRVPRPAGPPRVPPRPTQAPGGPPRPDGSAFLSWLRTPRPEAAPGVWRFGHRPRPEVEPEQIPARQLLSGAFIAFLVGYLIWSLLWNGYLGGWWLLPLYAMIPDSWAQPHSFGSVVVVYAYYVAVALGIMIGVGRLGRWGEVWRRYGPPAWRRAAPVDDRPPVPEEDPAQWNALRAAGAADAADRLGSDARAGLMRDVDHARITRAWQGVRSGRHSLATFTGAVLREGAAACLHPSGERDLPGRLAQHDLVTGQVRLGTTADDARNPYAYRGTGMALGPELLGTSLLAVGPAGSGKTGGVVWPLVESLCLHALAGRAAVVVVGAAGAGLGPVDAYDVVVRVGNPESVYDLDLYGGTTDPDEAAAVLAEALVGDLADPHPSGDSRRSTTVLAQLLGPYRAVHGRFPSVPELRQLLDGAPGPLGALRKALTDGGQESLLRELDARERQLGQPGDVGGVLADRVALLDRPAFAGFFDTSGQTRPFSLRALDHPVRVRIDLPQRGHADASRILSRLVLAQFAASVAVREDRSLFACLVLDDATGVVTPEAVRGIQRLRSANAGVVMTLRTLDDAPRPLRSPLLGAIGCRVALSGLTPWDGQDFAEVWGKEWIEARDVTDRQIIAETPAGKAVHMLRRVITGNAPTARAVTVRQVERERWSASELAHAVPPGHAVLSLTSVRGDHAPPLLVDLRNPGA
- a CDS encoding phosphatase PAP2 family protein, whose product is MISDPESVRRGESSPDAGGRARVLASFGLLLLFGLLTWQVSVDGAVRRADERLARTVEGSRLPTGAAEFLADLGNIAVAVPVLAAVAAYVAWRARRAALPRWWLRPLAALMTMAAVPLLVVPLKEAVGRTGPPGMAGDGYYPSGHTATAAVAYGAAVLLLLPWLRNRYLRRELTIACLLLVAAVSFGLVRRGYHWPLDVVGSWFLSLILLQLMVSTIARYGRGSARQ